One segment of Polaribacter huanghezhanensis DNA contains the following:
- a CDS encoding alpha/beta hydrolase produces MGLLHVFQEKIIFLPEAIDAEYVYQFPFDFEEVNLKTKDNQTINALHIKAENPKGIILYFHGNQGNLIRWGEITSYFTQFKYDVFVIDYRGYGKSTGVFNETQMYNDALLSYEYVKKQFPEDKIIVYGRSLGTTFATKVASENNPKHVVLEAPFYDLHHAANFKYKVIPKFLLNFKFTSNKYISKIKSPITIFHGTEDKTTPMEGSKQLFKLISTSKKEFIPLKNGTHHNVRRFEKYTATLKTILEN; encoded by the coding sequence ATGGGTTTATTACATGTTTTTCAAGAAAAAATTATTTTTTTACCAGAAGCAATTGATGCAGAATATGTGTATCAATTTCCTTTTGATTTTGAAGAAGTAAACCTAAAAACAAAAGACAACCAAACCATAAATGCATTGCATATTAAGGCAGAAAATCCGAAAGGAATTATCTTATATTTTCATGGAAATCAAGGAAATTTAATTCGTTGGGGAGAAATTACTTCGTATTTCACACAATTTAAGTATGATGTTTTTGTGATCGATTATCGAGGTTACGGAAAAAGTACAGGAGTTTTTAATGAAACCCAAATGTATAACGATGCTTTACTTAGTTATGAGTATGTAAAAAAGCAATTTCCTGAAGACAAAATTATTGTGTATGGACGTTCTTTAGGAACCACATTTGCCACAAAAGTTGCATCAGAAAACAATCCAAAGCACGTTGTTTTAGAGGCCCCATTTTATGATTTGCATCACGCGGCAAACTTTAAATACAAAGTAATTCCGAAGTTTTTATTGAACTTTAAATTTACATCCAACAAATACATTTCAAAAATTAAAAGCCCGATTACCATTTTTCATGGCACAGAAGATAAAACTACTCCGATGGAAGGAAGTAAACAATTATTTAAGCTCATTTCTACATCTAAGAAAGAGTTTATTCCGCTTAAAAATGGAACGCATCACAACGTAAGAAGGTTTGAAAAATATACAGCTACTTTAAAAACAATTTTAGAGAATTAA
- a CDS encoding alpha/beta hydrolase — MNYTSIILIIFAVIAFVSIVLYFFQERFLFHPEKLPEDFIFQYENQKVKEYNLEIKKGVVINGLHFQAENSKGVVYYLKGNSKSIKGWGKFAIDFTIHGYDVIMMDYRGFGKSTGKMSQQSMKDDALLVYDKLKEIINEDKIIVYGRSLGTGLATKVASVNNPKMLVLACPYFSMSKNVKRYLPFIPLGLVMRYQIPTYKWIKYVDCPIKIIHGTNDKMIPFKSSLKLSKMKPSLTRLYPIIGGGHKNLHNFESYHSALDEILNSEHVSKVDREKTSIDFIRTKRTSKK; from the coding sequence ATGAATTATACAAGTATCATTTTAATCATTTTTGCAGTCATTGCTTTTGTAAGTATTGTCTTGTATTTTTTTCAAGAACGCTTTTTATTTCATCCAGAAAAATTGCCAGAAGATTTTATATTTCAGTACGAAAATCAAAAAGTAAAAGAATACAATCTCGAAATAAAAAAAGGCGTTGTTATTAACGGATTGCATTTTCAGGCAGAAAACTCTAAAGGTGTTGTGTATTATTTAAAAGGCAATTCTAAAAGCATCAAAGGTTGGGGGAAATTTGCCATCGATTTTACCATTCACGGATACGATGTTATCATGATGGATTATCGTGGTTTCGGAAAAAGTACCGGAAAAATGAGTCAACAATCCATGAAAGATGATGCGTTGTTGGTGTATGACAAACTAAAAGAAATCATTAACGAAGATAAAATTATTGTCTACGGACGTTCTTTAGGAACTGGTTTGGCAACCAAAGTTGCTTCTGTAAATAATCCAAAAATGTTGGTTTTGGCGTGTCCGTATTTTAGCATGTCTAAAAATGTAAAACGTTATTTGCCTTTTATTCCGTTAGGTTTGGTAATGCGTTATCAAATACCAACCTACAAATGGATAAAATATGTAGATTGCCCGATTAAAATTATTCATGGTACAAATGATAAGATGATTCCGTTTAAATCAAGCTTAAAATTGTCTAAAATGAAACCAAGTTTAACGCGTTTGTACCCAATTATTGGTGGCGGACATAAAAATTTGCATAATTTTGAAAGCTATCACAGCGCTTTGGATGAAATTTTAAATAGTGAGCATGTTTCTAAAGTTGATCGAGAAAAAACAAGCATCGATTTTATAAGAACTAAACGCACATCTAAGAAATGA
- a CDS encoding cupin domain-containing protein codes for MIKFLSSISKDKIVIVFLLLFLISCKPQTTLPDPYEAGWKGKKVCEVLQDNTKLRVLKCTFPPGVGHEKHYHNTHFGYTITGSKFRITTTDGIKEVDVPTGSNFSNEGITTHEVLNIGDKTAVFLIIEPK; via the coding sequence ATGATAAAATTCTTAAGCAGCATCAGTAAAGACAAGATTGTCATTGTTTTTTTACTGCTCTTTCTAATTTCTTGTAAACCACAAACAACACTTCCAGATCCTTATGAAGCTGGCTGGAAAGGCAAAAAAGTTTGTGAAGTATTACAAGACAACACTAAATTAAGAGTGCTAAAATGTACGTTTCCCCCTGGAGTTGGTCACGAGAAACATTATCACAATACACATTTTGGCTACACAATTACTGGAAGTAAATTTAGAATTACAACTACAGATGGAATCAAAGAAGTTGATGTACCGACCGGAAGTAATTTTTCAAATGAAGGAATTACCACGCATGAAGTTTTAAACATTGGAGATAAAACAGCTGTATTTTTGATTATTGAACCTAAATAA
- a CDS encoding LytR/AlgR family response regulator transcription factor: MKTISVYVVEDMAISRISLETMLLQNNFKLSGSAAKAETAWEELKKNETDLILLDVNLAGAKNGVWLAQQVRKHLNIPIIFLTAYGDQNTLKEVLGANPNGYLMKPYQESTLLTTISIALNNFSSTQKNSNELKQTSNDFLYIKDRNLKVKLYFEHIYFVKSDGNYLEVMLEKKKHVIRGKLSEFNNLLPEALFYQSHRRYLVNITKINTLGKDFIQLENEKIPLSTKYKKGLENVL, encoded by the coding sequence ATGAAAACAATTAGTGTTTATGTAGTTGAAGATATGGCAATTTCAAGAATTTCTCTTGAAACAATGTTGTTGCAAAATAATTTTAAGCTTTCTGGATCGGCAGCAAAAGCAGAAACGGCATGGGAAGAATTGAAAAAAAATGAAACAGATTTAATTTTGTTAGATGTTAATTTAGCCGGAGCAAAAAATGGTGTTTGGTTAGCACAACAAGTTCGGAAACATTTAAATATTCCAATAATATTTTTAACCGCATATGGAGATCAAAACACTTTAAAAGAAGTGTTAGGGGCCAATCCTAATGGGTATTTAATGAAACCTTATCAAGAATCTACATTACTAACAACCATTAGTATTGCATTAAATAATTTTTCATCAACTCAGAAAAATTCGAATGAATTAAAGCAAACAAGTAATGATTTTTTGTATATAAAAGATAGAAATCTAAAAGTGAAATTGTATTTTGAACATATTTATTTTGTAAAATCTGATGGAAATTATTTAGAGGTGATGTTAGAAAAGAAAAAACACGTTATAAGAGGTAAGTTGTCAGAGTTTAATAACTTATTGCCAGAGGCTCTTTTTTATCAAAGCCACAGAAGATATCTCGTAAATATTACCAAAATTAATACTTTAGGTAAAGATTTTATTCAATTAGAAAACGAAAAGATACCTCTTTCTACTAAATATAAAAAGGGATTAGAAAACGTGCTCTAA
- a CDS encoding sensor histidine kinase encodes MNKKDDLLLIVTYAIIFLLIFLISIIIFIVKSRKDRISIQNQKKEIEEIVIQKTVLLKEIHHRVKNNLQLISGLLYLQSVKHENAEITAMVNESQKHINSIAMVHEMLYQEKTVSLVSMKKYLKELGAKLLQISSIKNIDYKINVADISLTLDYATTLGLIFNELVTNSFKYAFNTNKKGVISVSLEEVALNEYRFMYSDNGKGFDVNASITRKTMGQKLIKMFVEEIGARLEILNDNGLTYILTFKNSYKIKDENN; translated from the coding sequence ATGAATAAAAAAGATGATTTATTATTAATTGTTACCTACGCAATTATTTTTCTATTAATATTTTTAATTAGTATTATTATTTTTATTGTAAAATCAAGAAAAGATAGAATTAGTATCCAAAATCAAAAGAAAGAAATTGAGGAAATTGTAATACAAAAAACAGTTTTATTAAAAGAAATACATCATCGAGTAAAAAACAACTTACAATTAATTTCGGGCTTATTGTATCTACAGTCGGTAAAGCATGAAAATGCAGAAATTACAGCAATGGTAAATGAATCTCAAAAGCACATCAATTCTATTGCTATGGTTCACGAAATGCTTTATCAAGAAAAAACAGTGTCTTTAGTTTCAATGAAAAAATATTTAAAAGAACTTGGCGCCAAACTTTTGCAAATATCATCCATAAAAAATATAGATTATAAAATTAATGTAGCAGATATTTCTTTAACGTTAGATTATGCTACAACATTAGGACTTATCTTTAATGAATTGGTTACAAACTCTTTTAAGTATGCTTTTAACACAAATAAAAAAGGAGTCATATCTGTTTCTTTAGAAGAGGTAGCATTAAATGAATATCGATTTATGTATTCTGATAACGGAAAAGGTTTTGATGTAAATGCATCAATCACACGTAAAACAATGGGGCAAAAATTAATTAAAATGTTTGTGGAAGAAATTGGTGCTAGATTAGAGATTCTAAATGATAATGGGCTAACATATATTTTAACTTTTAAAAATTCCTATAAAATAAAAGATGAAAACAATTAG
- the nqrF gene encoding NADH:ubiquinone reductase (Na(+)-transporting) subunit F: MILAASTLGTITATVAAFLVITLLLVAVLLFVKQKLSPSGPVKITINGERTIEVGSGGTLLSTLGAEKIFLPSACGGGGTCIQCECHVNSGGGEALPTETPHFTRKELAQGVRLSCQVKVKQDMDISIPEEIFGIKKWDAVVVRNYNVATFIKEFVVEIPQDMGYKAGGYIQIEIPECEVNFSDMDITAHPEEHDTPDKFKPEWDKFKLWPLVMKNTETVERAYSMASFPAEGREIMLNVRIATPPFDRAKGGWMDVNPGIASSYIFNLKKGDKCTISGPYGEFFINESDSEMLYVGGGAGMAPMRSHLYHLFRTLKTGRKVTYWYGGRSKAELFYIEHFRALEKDFPNFKFYIALSDPTESDNWTKKKDINDTEGDGFVGFIHNCVIENYLNHHETPEDLELYFCGPPLMNQAVQKMGEDFGIPDEHIRFDDFGG; this comes from the coding sequence ATGATATTAGCGGCAAGTACATTAGGAACAATTACAGCTACAGTAGCTGCATTCTTAGTAATAACTTTGTTATTGGTTGCAGTGTTGTTATTTGTAAAACAAAAACTATCTCCGTCTGGTCCAGTTAAAATTACGATCAATGGAGAAAGAACGATTGAAGTTGGGTCTGGAGGAACTTTATTATCAACTTTAGGAGCAGAAAAAATATTTTTACCCTCAGCTTGTGGTGGTGGTGGAACGTGTATTCAATGTGAATGTCACGTAAATTCTGGTGGAGGTGAAGCATTGCCAACAGAAACGCCTCATTTTACACGTAAAGAATTAGCGCAAGGAGTGCGTTTATCTTGTCAAGTAAAAGTAAAACAAGACATGGATATTTCTATTCCAGAAGAAATTTTTGGAATTAAGAAATGGGATGCAGTGGTTGTTAGAAATTATAATGTAGCCACTTTTATTAAAGAATTTGTTGTGGAAATTCCACAAGACATGGGTTACAAAGCAGGAGGATATATTCAAATTGAAATTCCAGAATGTGAAGTGAATTTCTCTGACATGGATATTACTGCGCATCCAGAAGAGCATGACACTCCAGATAAATTTAAACCAGAATGGGATAAGTTTAAATTATGGCCTTTGGTGATGAAAAACACAGAGACTGTAGAAAGAGCATATTCAATGGCTTCATTTCCTGCGGAAGGAAGAGAAATTATGTTAAATGTACGTATTGCAACACCTCCTTTTGATAGAGCAAAAGGTGGATGGATGGATGTAAACCCAGGAATTGCTTCTTCGTATATTTTTAACTTAAAAAAAGGTGACAAGTGTACTATTTCTGGACCTTACGGAGAATTTTTCATCAACGAATCTGATTCTGAAATGTTATATGTTGGTGGTGGAGCTGGAATGGCGCCAATGCGTTCGCATTTATATCACTTATTTAGAACTTTAAAAACAGGTAGAAAAGTTACGTATTGGTACGGAGGACGTTCTAAAGCAGAATTATTTTATATAGAACACTTTAGAGCTTTAGAAAAAGATTTTCCGAATTTTAAATTCTATATCGCTTTATCTGATCCTACAGAATCGGATAATTGGACAAAGAAAAAAGATATTAATGATACAGAAGGAGATGGTTTTGTAGGGTTTATTCATAACTGTGTAATAGAAAATTACTTGAATCATCACGAAACTCCAGAAGACTTAGAATTGTATTTCTGTGGGCCTCCATTAATGAATCAAGCAGTACAAAAAATGGGAGAAGATTTTGGTATTCCAGATGAGCACATCCGATTTGATGACTTTGGAGGGTAA
- the nqrE gene encoding NADH:ubiquinone reductase (Na(+)-transporting) subunit E: MEHIELFFKSIFIDNMVFATFLGMCSYLAVSKKVSTAVGLGAAVIFVLAVTVPLNWLLDQYILKEGALVWLGPEYAEYDLSFLSFIMFIATIATMVQLVEIIVEKFSPSLYNSLGIFLPLIAVNCAILGGSLFMQSREIQTLGLALTYGVGSGIGWFLAILAIAAIREKIRYSNVPAPLRGLGITFIVTGLMAIGFMSFGGMLTGGDEEVKEAPKTEKAVKIIKEDAKAKEVKKKELANNSKEIKE; this comes from the coding sequence ATGGAACATATAGAATTATTTTTCAAATCGATATTTATAGACAACATGGTTTTTGCAACATTCTTAGGAATGTGTTCGTACCTTGCTGTCTCTAAAAAAGTATCTACAGCTGTTGGTTTAGGAGCTGCGGTAATCTTTGTATTAGCCGTTACCGTTCCGTTAAACTGGTTGTTAGATCAATACATTTTAAAAGAAGGCGCATTGGTTTGGTTAGGGCCAGAATATGCAGAGTACGATTTAAGTTTCTTATCATTCATCATGTTTATTGCAACTATTGCAACCATGGTACAATTGGTAGAAATTATTGTAGAAAAATTTTCACCTTCTTTATACAATTCATTAGGTATTTTCTTACCATTAATTGCAGTAAACTGCGCAATTTTAGGAGGATCATTATTTATGCAATCTCGTGAAATTCAAACTTTAGGTTTGGCCTTAACGTATGGTGTTGGATCTGGAATCGGATGGTTTTTAGCAATTTTAGCGATTGCAGCAATTCGTGAGAAAATTAGATACTCTAACGTTCCTGCTCCTTTAAGAGGATTAGGAATTACGTTTATTGTAACAGGTTTAATGGCAATTGGATTTATGAGTTTTGGAGGAATGTTAACAGGTGGCGATGAAGAAGTAAAAGAAGCTCCAAAAACTGAAAAAGCTGTTAAAATAATCAAAGAAGATGCAAAAGCTAAAGAGGTGAAGAAAAAAGAATTAGCGAATAACTCTAAAGAAATAAAAGAATAA
- a CDS encoding NADH:ubiquinone reductase (Na(+)-transporting) subunit D encodes MGLLSKKDAALIKDPLTDNNPITIQVLGICSALAITAELKASIVMAVAVLFVLGLGNVVISLMRNIIPSKIRIIVQLVVVAALVIIVDLILKAFAYELSKTLSVFVGLIITNCIIMGRFEAFALANGPWKSFLDGIGNAAGYGLILILVGFFRELLGSGTLLGFKILGDPIEKTGVYAYGYENNGFMLLAPMALIVLGIIIWVQRSRNKALIED; translated from the coding sequence ATGGGACTTTTATCAAAAAAAGACGCAGCATTAATCAAAGATCCACTAACGGATAACAATCCAATTACAATACAAGTATTGGGTATTTGTTCTGCATTGGCAATTACAGCGGAATTAAAAGCGTCAATTGTAATGGCTGTAGCGGTACTGTTTGTGTTGGGGTTAGGGAACGTAGTTATTTCTTTAATGAGAAATATCATTCCTTCAAAAATTAGAATTATTGTACAACTAGTTGTTGTAGCAGCTTTAGTAATTATTGTTGATTTAATTCTAAAAGCGTTTGCATACGAATTAAGTAAAACCTTATCTGTTTTTGTAGGATTGATTATTACAAACTGTATTATTATGGGGCGTTTTGAAGCTTTTGCGTTGGCAAATGGACCGTGGAAATCTTTCTTAGACGGAATTGGAAATGCTGCTGGTTATGGTTTAATTTTAATTCTTGTAGGTTTCTTTAGAGAACTATTAGGTTCTGGTACTTTATTAGGATTTAAAATATTAGGAGATCCTATCGAAAAAACAGGCGTTTATGCTTACGGATATGAAAATAACGGATTTATGTTATTGGCACCAATGGCATTAATTGTACTAGGAATTATTATTTGGGTGCAACGTAGTAGAAATAAAGCATTAATAGAAGACTAA
- a CDS encoding Na(+)-translocating NADH-quinone reductase subunit C, with the protein MSKRTDSNLYTILFAVGMVLVVGTLLAFFSSSLKPAIDENKRIEKQQNILYAMGVNENDETSAIFVSKNKVADVFSKYIKEQLVLVTENGKVVKQQNREEYMAENNKQEPYLIDVKKQQSLEKEGKQRKLPLFVGEKDGNTFYIVPIRGKGLWDAIWGYIAMDKNMVVQGVYFDHKGETPGLGANIKQRFFMDDFTGEQMMHNDAFKGIQVAKGNNDPKNIDKTDNEVDAIAGATITGDGVSAMIKSELKKYVPFFNTLKLN; encoded by the coding sequence ATGAGTAAGAGAACAGATAGTAATTTATATACAATACTATTCGCAGTAGGAATGGTGCTAGTAGTAGGAACGTTATTAGCGTTTTTCTCATCGTCATTGAAACCAGCAATCGATGAAAATAAACGAATCGAAAAGCAGCAAAATATTTTATACGCAATGGGCGTAAATGAAAATGATGAAACTAGTGCAATCTTTGTTTCTAAAAATAAAGTAGCAGATGTATTTTCTAAATATATTAAGGAGCAATTGGTTTTAGTTACTGAAAACGGAAAAGTTGTTAAGCAACAAAATCGTGAAGAATATATGGCTGAAAACAATAAACAAGAACCCTATTTGATTGATGTTAAGAAGCAACAATCATTAGAGAAAGAAGGCAAACAAAGAAAACTTCCTTTATTTGTTGGAGAAAAAGATGGAAACACATTTTACATCGTTCCAATTAGAGGAAAAGGACTTTGGGATGCTATTTGGGGATATATAGCTATGGACAAAAACATGGTTGTACAAGGTGTTTATTTTGACCATAAAGGAGAAACTCCAGGTTTGGGAGCAAACATTAAACAACGTTTCTTTATGGATGATTTTACTGGAGAACAAATGATGCACAACGACGCATTTAAAGGAATTCAAGTTGCAAAAGGAAATAACGATCCAAAAAATATAGATAAAACGGATAATGAAGTTGATGCTATTGCAGGAGCAACGATTACTGGTGATGGAGTTTCAGCTATGATTAAATCAGAGTTGAAAAAATACGTACCATTCTTTAACACTTTAAAATTAAATTAA
- a CDS encoding NADH:ubiquinone reductase (Na(+)-transporting) subunit B, protein MGLKQNLHNLKEKYKGTKMAPAFNAIHTFLYLPNETTHGGTHIKAADDLKRTMNIVIMALVPCLIFGMFNAGFQHNVAVNGNFTSGMSFFSGQFWNLDNFLIGAIKILPLVVVSYGVGLLIEFIFAVINNHEVEEGYLVTGMLVPLIVPVDIPLWMLAVAVIFGVIIGKEVFGGTGMNILNPALTIRAFLFFAYPTWMSGDKVWVTGAVEKIGAADAISGETILGTLAQGKEMVYSTWDMFAGFIPGSVGETSTLLILIGALFLIFTKIGSWRIMLSASLGALAMGLIFNGVVDQGWIGESSKFYDLMSTEFWHHLLIGGFAFGAVYMATDPVTASQTNKGKWIYGFLIGFLSIMIRVFNPAYPEGVMLAILLMNVFAPTIDHYVVQGNVKRRLKRAKVKTA, encoded by the coding sequence ATGGGCTTAAAACAAAATTTACATAATTTAAAAGAAAAATATAAAGGGACAAAAATGGCGCCTGCGTTTAACGCAATCCATACCTTTTTATATTTGCCGAATGAGACTACTCACGGAGGAACTCATATCAAAGCGGCAGACGATTTAAAACGTACCATGAATATTGTAATTATGGCTTTAGTGCCATGTTTAATTTTCGGTATGTTTAATGCAGGTTTTCAACACAATGTTGCAGTAAACGGAAACTTTACTTCAGGAATGTCATTCTTTAGTGGGCAATTCTGGAATTTAGATAACTTCCTTATCGGTGCAATTAAAATTTTACCATTAGTAGTCGTTTCTTACGGAGTTGGCTTATTGATTGAATTTATTTTTGCAGTAATTAATAATCACGAAGTTGAAGAAGGCTATTTGGTAACAGGAATGTTAGTTCCTTTAATTGTTCCTGTTGATATTCCACTTTGGATGTTAGCGGTAGCTGTAATTTTCGGTGTTATCATCGGAAAAGAAGTTTTTGGTGGAACAGGAATGAATATTTTAAATCCGGCTTTAACCATTAGAGCATTTTTATTTTTTGCATATCCAACTTGGATGAGTGGAGATAAAGTTTGGGTAACCGGAGCGGTTGAAAAAATAGGAGCTGCTGATGCAATTTCTGGAGAAACTATTTTAGGAACTTTAGCGCAAGGAAAAGAAATGGTGTATTCTACTTGGGACATGTTTGCAGGATTTATTCCAGGTTCGGTTGGAGAAACATCAACCTTGCTTATCTTAATCGGAGCGTTGTTCTTAATATTTACAAAAATAGGAAGTTGGAGAATTATGTTAAGTGCTTCTTTAGGAGCGTTGGCAATGGGATTAATATTCAACGGAGTTGTAGACCAAGGATGGATTGGAGAAAGCAGTAAATTCTACGATTTAATGAGCACAGAATTCTGGCATCATTTATTAATTGGAGGTTTCGCTTTTGGTGCTGTGTATATGGCAACTGATCCGGTAACAGCATCACAAACAAATAAAGGAAAATGGATTTATGGTTTCTTAATTGGTTTTTTATCAATTATGATTCGTGTATTCAATCCAGCATATCCAGAAGGAGTTATGTTAGCAATTCTATTAATGAATGTATTTGCTCCAACAATTGATCATTATGTGGTTCAAGGAAATGTAAAAAGAAGATTAAAACGTGCTAAAGTTAAAACTGCCTAG
- a CDS encoding Na(+)-translocating NADH-quinone reductase subunit A: MSKDIRIKKGLDIKLVGEAEQTTAIINVSGVYAIKPENFHGITPKLTVKIGAELKAGDSLFFSKSDERILFPSPVSGKVTDIIRGERRKVLEIKILADASQQFADFGKKEAAKMSGEEVKTHLLSSGCWPFVKQRPYDVVANPNQAPKAIFISGYNSAPLAADLDYALKGKEAEIQEAITALGKLTEGKVHVSISKGANLSPFNGVKGAELHGLVGPHPIGNVSTQIAQVNPINKGEVVWVVSAQDLVVIGELLLTGKFNAKRTIALTGSQFSKPKYVTAYPGATISTVVKGNLKEEKARIISGNVLSGFQVSLDGNLGYYDNQITAIPEGDDYELFGWNKPVFNKISTTRAFTFSWLNPKKKYDLNTNTNGEHRAFVVTGSYEEVFPLDIYPMQLLKACMYKDLDEMEALGAYEVAPEDFALTEFICVSKQPHQKILREGLDLMREELG; encoded by the coding sequence ATGTCAAAAGACATCCGTATAAAAAAAGGTTTGGATATCAAACTTGTTGGCGAAGCAGAACAAACCACAGCAATTATTAATGTTAGTGGGGTGTATGCAATAAAGCCAGAAAACTTTCACGGAATAACACCTAAACTTACCGTTAAAATTGGAGCAGAATTAAAAGCAGGTGATTCACTATTTTTTTCAAAAAGTGATGAGCGCATTTTATTTCCTTCGCCAGTCAGCGGAAAAGTAACAGATATTATTCGAGGAGAAAGAAGAAAAGTATTAGAAATTAAAATCTTAGCAGATGCTTCACAGCAGTTTGCAGATTTTGGTAAAAAAGAGGCAGCTAAAATGTCTGGAGAAGAAGTAAAAACACATTTACTTTCTTCAGGTTGTTGGCCTTTTGTAAAACAACGACCGTATGATGTTGTTGCAAATCCAAATCAGGCTCCGAAAGCTATTTTTATCTCTGGATACAATAGCGCACCTTTAGCGGCAGATTTAGATTATGCACTCAAAGGAAAAGAAGCGGAAATTCAAGAAGCTATTACTGCCTTAGGAAAATTAACCGAAGGAAAAGTACATGTTTCTATTTCTAAAGGGGCTAATTTATCGCCATTTAATGGAGTAAAAGGAGCAGAATTACACGGTTTGGTTGGTCCACATCCTATTGGAAATGTAAGCACACAAATTGCGCAAGTAAATCCGATTAATAAAGGAGAAGTTGTTTGGGTTGTTTCTGCACAAGATCTGGTTGTAATTGGAGAATTGTTGTTGACAGGAAAATTCAATGCAAAAAGAACTATTGCATTAACAGGATCTCAGTTTTCTAAACCAAAATATGTTACAGCATATCCAGGAGCAACAATTTCTACTGTTGTAAAAGGGAATCTGAAAGAAGAAAAAGCAAGAATAATTAGTGGCAATGTATTGTCTGGTTTCCAAGTTTCTTTGGATGGAAATTTAGGATATTATGACAATCAAATCACGGCAATTCCAGAAGGAGACGATTATGAATTATTTGGTTGGAACAAACCCGTTTTTAATAAAATTTCTACAACGAGAGCATTTACTTTTTCTTGGCTAAATCCAAAGAAAAAATACGATTTAAATACCAACACAAACGGAGAGCACAGAGCATTTGTAGTTACGGGTTCTTATGAAGAAGTTTTTCCGTTAGATATATATCCAATGCAATTATTAAAAGCATGTATGTATAAAGATTTAGACGAAATGGAAGCTTTAGGTGCGTATGAAGTTGCACCGGAAGATTTTGCTTTAACAGAATTTATTTGTGTATCAAAACAACCTCATCAGAAAATTCTTAGAGAAGGATTGGACTTAATGAGAGAAGAATTAGGATAA